The DNA segment TCCTCAGGTAATGGTTCGCGTCATGGCGGGCCGGCCAACTGGGATGAATTCACCCAGTGGCAGTGGGTGACCTACAAGAATGCTCCGCCCCCGTACCCGTTCTGAACCGCGCCTTTTGGTGAAAGATAACGTCTTGCAAGCAGATCCCGACATCGACGCTGTTGCCAGCACCTTGGCCGGTTTTCTTGCCGACCGGCACCGGCTTTTCATCGGTGGCAAGTGGCTGTCCGCAGCTTCAGAAGCGACCATGGATGTCGTCAATCCGGCTACAGGGCGGGTCTTCGCCAGTGTTGCCTCGGGCGCGGCGGCTGATGTCGATCTGGCGGTGCGTGCGGCGAGAGCAGCCTTCGAGGCCGGCCCTTGGCCTACCCTGCAGCCGAGCGAGCGCGCCCGGCTGTTGTGGCGGCTGGCCGACGCGCTAGAGGCGCACGGGGACGAATTCGCCTTGCTCGAGACGCTCAACAACGGCATGCCCTTCAAGACGGCGCGCCTCAAGACGATTCACTCGTCTGTCGAATCCCTGCGCTACAACGCTGGCTGGGCGACCAAGCTGGCTGGCGAAGTACCGTCGTTGTCCCTGCCTGGAGAATGGCACGGCTATACCCAGCGTGAGCCGATCGGCGTTGTGGCGCAGATCGTGCCGTGGAACGCGCCGCTGGCCATCTCTGTTGGCAAGATCGCCCCGGCCCTGGCTGCCGGCTGCACCATCGTCCTCAAGCCAGCCGAACAGACACCGTTGACAGCATTGCGTCTGGCGCAATTGGTTGAGAGCGTCGGCTTCCCGCCCGGAGTAGTCAATATTGTGACCGGCTCAGGTTCGGTTGCTGGCGCCGCGCTGGCCTCCCATCCGGACGTAGACAAGATTTCCTTCACCGGTTCGACGCGGGTTGGCAAGGAGATTCTCGCTGCGGCAAGCGGCAATATGAAACGCGTCGCCTTGGAACTCGGTGGCAAATCGCCCGTGTTCATATTCTCCGATGCCGATATTGAGAGTGCCATTGAGGCTACGGCTCTGGGTATTTTTTCAAACTCCGGCCAGATATGCGCCGCCGGGTCCCGCATGTACGCTCACGAGAGTGTATTCGACCGGGTAGTCGATGGTATCGCCGAGAGGGCCGCCAGGTTAAAGGTTGGGCCGGGGATACATCCCGAGACCGAGATCGGACCGGTCATTTCCAAAGAACAACAAATACGCGTGAGCGACTACATCGCTAGTGGCCGGAGAGAAGGCGCCAAAGTGGTTGTCGGCGGCCACGCCATCAAGTGCGATGGCTTTTTTATCGAGCCCACGGTATTGACCTGCGCAACTTCGGCGTTTACCGCCGTGCGTGAAGAAATCTTCGGCCCCGTTCTGTGCGCCATGAGCTTCGACGGCGACGATCTGGAAGGCCTAGCGCGCCAGGCCAACGACACAGTGTATGGGCTTTCCGCGAGCATCTGGACACGAGATCTGAGCATGGCGCATCGCTTCGCGCGCAGGATCAAGGCGGGCAACATCAGGATTAACGCGCCATCCATAGCGCTCGATTTGGCGCTGCCCTTCGGTGGCTACAAGCAGTCTGGATGGGGACGAGAGTTCAGTCGCGAAGGCGTCGAAGCTTACACCGAACTCAAATCTGTGGCCATACGTCTATGACGGTTGGTTCATCGAATCGGCGGGTGAAGTTTTTGCTGTAGGAAGTTGGAGGGACTGTATAGAAAAGATTTTGTCAAGAAAAGGAGGAGTTGGGTTGCAAAGCATTGATGTCTTCACTAAACCCGGGGCCGGCACATGCTCATGCCTGACCCCAGACAGTCTCCGGCGTTGCCGGAAATAATTAACCAGGAGGAGAAGCATGAATACAGAAACACGGCAGTCGAAATTAATAGGCATCGCGTTGCGCCCGCTAACAGCGGCGATGTTGGCCTGTGGCCTTATCGGTAGCACTTACGGTTTCACAATCAACACCGATAATCCAGACATCACCGCAAGTTGGGGCAATACGCTGCGCTACAACATTGGCGTACGGACCCATAAACGTGATCCTGTCATCGCCAATACCATGACCAACGATGAGAGCGAGTATTTGCACGACAAGGGCGACGTGGTCACCAACCGGCTCGACCTGTTGACAGAGTTTGACTTCGATTACAAAAAACAGATAGGCTTCCGCGTCAGCGCGGCGGCTTGGGATGATGTGGCTTTCCACAATAACGTACACACCGCCCCCGGGTTGACGAATGTGGGCAGCTACACCAACAACCAGTTTTCATCCTACATGAAGCGCTACTACAGGGGTATCAGCGGCGAGTGGCTTGATGCCTACGTGTATGGCAACTTCGACTTGGGGTCGATGCCTGGCAACCTGAAGGTTGGACGTAATGCGGTACTCTGGGGCGAAGCGATATCGCTGTCCAATCACAGCGTCTCGTATAACCAGACACCCAGCGACGGCAGGAAGGCTATTGCCAATCCAGGCATTACCGCGAAGGAGGCGGCACGGCCCATCGGTCAGGTTTACGCAACCTTGCAGCTAAACCCGGAACTGGTGCTGGCGGGACAGTACTATTACGAATGGGAACAGAACACCGCGCCGGAAGGCGGCTCCTATCTCGGCGTTGCCGATTTCATCATGCGCGGGCCAAACCGGTTTTGTCTTTCTCCAGCCGGTCCTTGCCTCGCCAATGCTGGCTTGAAGAAGCCGGATCAGTCGGGCGACTGGGGCCTCAGTTTGCGCTGGAAGCCGGACTGGCTAGGTGACGGAACGCTAGGTTTTTACGCCCGTGAGTTTGCCGAACGCAACGCTTGGACTAACGTCAGTCCACCGACCGGACGGTACATATTCTCCTTCGCGGAGGGTACCAAACTCTATGGAGTCAGCCTGTCAAAAAATATTGGCGGGGTCAGTGTCGGTGCGGAACTGCTCACCCGTCATAACACGGCCCTGCAGGCGGCGTCCACCGATGCGAATCTCCAGGGACCGCGCGGTAATACCACACACGCGCTGATCAATGGACAAATCCAGTTTGGAACGACGCCGGTATGGAGTTCCGCAGTTCTTTCGGCGGAACTGGCCTACGCCAAACTAAGAAGCATCACGTCCAATGAAGCCCGGTTCAAGAAATGCGTCAACGGCCAAAATACCAGCTCCGGCTGTTCGACAAACTCCAACTGGGTGACGGCCTTGTCGTTCAGCCCGACTTGGACTGCCGTCTCACCGGGTTGGGACCTCACCGCGGCGGCCAGGCTGGTCTACGGTCTCAGTGGGAATACGCCTGTCCTCAGCAATTCTTCCGGACGGGAGCGTGCCGGTTCGTACTCTTTATCGCTCGCCCTCGATTACAACGCACAACACAATTTCGCCCTGGCGTATAACGGCTATCTTGCGACCTACAAAGCGAATGCGGCCCACACGGCGATTGCCACCAGCAACGGTGACCAGTTGCAGGATCGTAACTGGGTGTCATTCACATACCAAACATCTTTTTAATGCGGCAATAGGAGGAATACAGACATGAAACGTACAACAACCCTAATCATGGCAGCGGTGATCGCCGTTGGCACGGGTGTAGCCCGGGCGGAACCAACTGCCGAAGAAATCAAGCAGCTTGGAACAACGCTGACCCCGTGGGGGGCGGAAAAGGCTGGCAATAAGGACGGCACCATTCCAGCCTACACCGGCGGCCTGACCAAGCCGCCAGCCAACTATAACAAGAGCAATCCTGGCTGGCGTCCCGATCCTTTCCCCGAGGACAAGCCCCTCTTCTCCATCGACGCGAAGAACATGGACAAGTACGGCGACAAGCTGTCCGAGGGCGTCAAGGCCATGATGCGCAAGTATCCAACCTTCCGCATCGACGTCTATCCGACCCGGCGATCGGCGGCCTATCCGCAGCATGTGATAGACAACACGCTGAAAAACGCCACCCGCTGCAAGCTGGAAGCGGATGGGCTGGGCATCAACCACGATTGCCAAGGCGGTTTCCCCTTCCCCATTCCGAAAAACGGCTACGAGGTGATGTGGAACAAGATCGCCCAGTACCGCGGCCCGGCGCAGATAAACGAAGAATGGCCGACCTATGTGAAGCCCGATGGCGAGGTAGTGAACACTGCCAAGAATAATCACTATATCGAGTGGAGCCTATACAACGAGCGCAATCCCGGATGGTTCTATGCGACCCGTACCGAGTATTGGGCGCCTACCCGTCTCAATGGGATGAACAGCCTTTACTACGACCTCAAGAAAAACAGCCA comes from the Georgfuchsia toluolica genome and includes:
- a CDS encoding DUF1329 domain-containing protein; the protein is MKRTTTLIMAAVIAVGTGVARAEPTAEEIKQLGTTLTPWGAEKAGNKDGTIPAYTGGLTKPPANYNKSNPGWRPDPFPEDKPLFSIDAKNMDKYGDKLSEGVKAMMRKYPTFRIDVYPTRRSAAYPQHVIDNTLKNATRCKLEADGLGINHDCQGGFPFPIPKNGYEVMWNKIAQYRGPAQINEEWPTYVKPDGEVVNTAKNNHYIEWSLYNERNPGWFYATRTEYWAPTRLNGMNSLYYDLKKNSQRRSWTYVPAARRVRLAPDTAADTPIAPIGGAAVYDDSNMFSGKMDRFDFKLVGKKEMYIPYNSYKLHYPDKGSACDGNSKYLPGHVKPECVRFELHRVWHVHATLKPGKRHIYEKRDFFIDEDAWYGGIAETYDHAGKIYRVLFHGIAPQYDILAPVSEQGLIHDLSSGVYTYIQMGPHGSVPVKPLSPEDMSSESLTKSVLKY
- a CDS encoding DUF1302 domain-containing protein is translated as MNTETRQSKLIGIALRPLTAAMLACGLIGSTYGFTINTDNPDITASWGNTLRYNIGVRTHKRDPVIANTMTNDESEYLHDKGDVVTNRLDLLTEFDFDYKKQIGFRVSAAAWDDVAFHNNVHTAPGLTNVGSYTNNQFSSYMKRYYRGISGEWLDAYVYGNFDLGSMPGNLKVGRNAVLWGEAISLSNHSVSYNQTPSDGRKAIANPGITAKEAARPIGQVYATLQLNPELVLAGQYYYEWEQNTAPEGGSYLGVADFIMRGPNRFCLSPAGPCLANAGLKKPDQSGDWGLSLRWKPDWLGDGTLGFYAREFAERNAWTNVSPPTGRYIFSFAEGTKLYGVSLSKNIGGVSVGAELLTRHNTALQAASTDANLQGPRGNTTHALINGQIQFGTTPVWSSAVLSAELAYAKLRSITSNEARFKKCVNGQNTSSGCSTNSNWVTALSFSPTWTAVSPGWDLTAAARLVYGLSGNTPVLSNSSGRERAGSYSLSLALDYNAQHNFALAYNGYLATYKANAAHTAIATSNGDQLQDRNWVSFTYQTSF
- a CDS encoding aldehyde dehydrogenase family protein, with protein sequence MQADPDIDAVASTLAGFLADRHRLFIGGKWLSAASEATMDVVNPATGRVFASVASGAAADVDLAVRAARAAFEAGPWPTLQPSERARLLWRLADALEAHGDEFALLETLNNGMPFKTARLKTIHSSVESLRYNAGWATKLAGEVPSLSLPGEWHGYTQREPIGVVAQIVPWNAPLAISVGKIAPALAAGCTIVLKPAEQTPLTALRLAQLVESVGFPPGVVNIVTGSGSVAGAALASHPDVDKISFTGSTRVGKEILAAASGNMKRVALELGGKSPVFIFSDADIESAIEATALGIFSNSGQICAAGSRMYAHESVFDRVVDGIAERAARLKVGPGIHPETEIGPVISKEQQIRVSDYIASGRREGAKVVVGGHAIKCDGFFIEPTVLTCATSAFTAVREEIFGPVLCAMSFDGDDLEGLARQANDTVYGLSASIWTRDLSMAHRFARRIKAGNIRINAPSIALDLALPFGGYKQSGWGREFSREGVEAYTELKSVAIRL